The DNA window TGAAAAGCATCTCTCAACTTTAGAGATGCGAAATTGAAATGCATCTTACCCATACTCGAAAGTTAAAAAAAAGTCTCCCAAACACAACTTTTTTTCCTATAGTTGTCTAATTTGAGAAAAAAGCCCATTAAAATGTGGTTTGGGTGTATGTGGTGGACTGTGGCTGAGCTTTAGGTTACAAATTCATTTTCCTGTTTAAAATGTTTCACTGGACAGACTACATGCACCCTGCATATAATCCTGCTTTTGCTTCATAAAGTTTATATCGTTTTTACCTAAGTTTCATCTTTTTACTACCCTTAGCTCACAAAGTGAGATGATGAGATATCTTGGAAAATATTTCTTcctttaataataaataaattatctaCAATGTTTTTTAATGGAGGTATCTTTTCTCCTATTTAAGAAGTTGCAGATATTCCTGTGTTAGCTAGTATACCCTACTAGCTTGTACTTTCCTACTAAAGCAGCTCCATGTATCTTTTCACCCAATAGCTAAATAAATCGGCTAGTCCCAATGATTGGAAACGTTCTATTGATGCTTGAATAATGACTTTAACTCGTGCTTGATATTAAGGTGTTGTGATATATGGAATACAGGACCGTGCCTAGTTATTTAGACTATGTTTCCTAACTTAGCACCTATAGTATTATTAGTAGCATTTCCCAACTCTCCCAACTCCTGGTATATCATTATTTATGAACCAATATTCTCCATTGTAGTTTTTATTATACATCTCCTACTCCAGAAAGACCTTCCAAGCGATCTCTTTCAAGTAAATTTTCCATCTCTGAGTTTGCTCACACTTGCAGGTCTTACCATGACGGAGAACATTATAATAGTGTCCGCTCAAAGGAAGACACATGCTCTGGACCAGCTAGGCCGATTGTTATAAAGGTTTTCTCTCATTGGTTTCATTTATTTGTACCCTCTGAAGGAATTTTAAATCTCTGCACATATTACATTTATTTGtatgaaactattttttgtggacactctaaaatggaaaaatgagattatctttcgtggacggagggagtatatcttttTTAGCTCGAATCTGATAACTTCTGTCTATGTCAAAAGGGTGATGCTGATCTTTCAGCAAAATCCAATCAGCCAAAGGCAGCTTCCAGGAAGTCCAGGGAGGAATGTCGAAGGAATGCTTTATGTGAAGACTCTATCAAAATGGTGAAGGCCGGAAGTGGATGTGAAGATATTATAAAAGTTGAACAGGTTATTATGTTTGAACATGCCCTTTCCCTCCTCCATGGTGCATGGTATATATATACTGTACTAAATCTGTCATACTGTCTACTGTACCAAAAGGTTGGTATACTGAATTTTCAGTTTGACCAATTTCAATACCGTTACCGTACTGCTTTTTCTGCATGTATTACTGAAATTTGGTATAGCGTAGTTTTACGGTATAGTGGACTTTTGTGGCATGCCGGATTTCAGTACGGCATGCTAAAATACTGTTATACCGAAAATACCATTGTACTGAAAATACTATTGAAAATACCGTTATACCAAAAAATACTATGCAAATACTGTTATAAAAATACTATTTTAACACATGATGAAGCCGTGAAGTGGGACCTCGTAGTGGGGCTATGTCAGTGGGAGCCTCGTGAAATTTCGAATCTTTAATTTGTGGGAGTGTAGTCAGTGTGTGAGGGTCGTGAGGCAGTAGTTCAAAATGTAGAGAATATGATTAGggtttaaatttttataataatatttagaTTTTAGAAATATACTCTTAAAATATGTAAAACTACAATTTCCTCCTTTCAAAACTCGAAACTTTTGAATTGGCACGGGCCACGTCTAAGTAAGacacaaatagaaagaaaaagtgattgaagtattgttagtgaaataGGCACCACCTCATATGAGGAAAAAATGTTTATTAAAAAGTTTAAAGGATGGaggtagtatatatttttttgctATATATAGTTGTTCGGTATATACCGTGTATGCGGTATATGTCACATATTTAGTATATACCGAAAATAACTATATACACCGTAATTTTCGGTATATATTAATGTTTCGTTATACTGCAGTGTAGGTAAATGCAAATGTGCAATATAGTTAAATTGATACCATTACCGTACTGAAAATTGCGTTACCATAAActatttttggaattttttggTATGATAATTGAGATATTACAGAAATTTTTTGTCTCCTTGATACGAGCTTGTTATATATTTACCTCATATGGAGTATGCTCCGATATCAGTTATTCTagtaaattttgttttttatgtttctAATTTCCAATCTAGGCTCTACAACAAGTGGGTGGGGATGTTGATGCCGTGATAGAAGTCCTTGTGTCTGGAGAAGTATCTTCAGATCATATAGCTGTTGAGGCTGAATCTTCTCCGTTAATCGAAACCTTTAATGGGAATGGTTGGTTTTAATCTTCATTATTCCTATGCATCTGTTATCTAAGTTGTGTTATGCTGCATGAATATGTTATCCTTTATGAAGTATCTTTGCACATTTATGCTCGTCTTTTGAAATTGAGgctttattttttagaaatagTACTAATTACTAACTGTAACTGAATttgtaaaaaaatcaaatatttggCAAGTGCTATTTTAGCAAGAAATTATTGTCCCTATCTTTGGCAATTAGATTATGTAAGATGTGATTGAGCTATGTGTTATACGCCACATGCTTCTATCCAATAACCTTCTCATTCCAAATATGAAGGTATCATCATTGAAACGGAACTTGAAATAATCTATTTTGGATTGACTTTTCATTTATTCCCATCTCCGTTTATCAGTTTTACTCACCGTAGTTCATTATGGAGTTCTCCGTGTACTGTAGCATGCTCTATTCCCTTCTCCATTAAATTTTTATGATCATTCTATTTATTGACCACATATTTACTTGCTTCATGTTTTTATGATCATTTTCCagaggaacaccatgcaaagaACAAAGATCAGCATACACTACTGGTTCAAAGCAAAACTACCGAATTGGAATTATCTGGAAGTGATGCAGAGACAAATAACACAAAAGTTCCACAACTTGATGAAAAGGTTTATCATGTGCAAGACACTGATGCCCAATTCAGAAGTGCTTTTTAGCCTCTATGTTTATTCTGTGTGAGTTTGCATCTCGTTATCACTGCAGAAAATCCCGAGGAACAAGGCTTGCCCATGTGGCTCAAAAAAGAAGTACAAGTCTTGCTGCAGTACAGTTGCTGGGAGATCATCCGCTAGATTTCCAGTGTATGATTTCTAAACCTTTTTATAATTCTTAGCAGTTGATTATGCTTATTCCCACCTGGCTAATAGGCATTATGCTTATTCATTATCAAAACTGGTTCTTCTCTAAGATGCCAAATCAAATTATCAGGATCAAAACATGATCCTCACGGTTGCTTTGGTCTCAGTTGGATGCTTAATGTATCTTTCTCAAATCTCAACCATTTGATCTTTTATCCTACTATCCTCGAATACTATTCTATTTCCTTTAATGATAGTTCTTCAAGAGCTTGGCAGGTTACTAGAAGATTTTGTACTATTCCCCATAGAAGAGCATGTTAGGCCGGAAACTATTGCATATGTACTTAAATAAACAGCACCAAGTCGGCCAAATTATTTTGCATGCTCACATTTGCCAAGTTTTCCTAAAGCATCATTTTTAGATAGATAAATAAACAGATTTGTTACAAAGACTCGAATCCAATACCTTGATCTCGGGCACTTCCTAAAGCATCTTATTGTTTTATGAAGTGCAGCTAGGCATAGTTGATCTTGTTTTGTAGTTCTGTACTGCATAGTACTGTGTTTTGCACTTTGAAATCTGTCGACTTATTTAGTTATAAATCTCAGTTTCCTCTTTGTTTCCTGCATTAGATTCAAAATGATAGGCTTAAACGATTATGATATTGAAGTCTGACCTTGAGATTCTTTTGCAACGGGAAAAGACTATCTTTATACAGACACTGCAACATATGTTTacgtaaaaattaaaatactaatcaACTCAGTCTCTGACCACCCATATATTACTTTTTTGATTCTATACATTGCTATGTTAACAGTAACCAAACAGTTGATTATGGGAAGAGCCGGAAGGACAGAAAGCAAGGTAGAAAAGGTGGCACGATCCTTCCAAATTCGGTTCATTCTGATGGAGAGCCGCCAGACATGGGTGCACTATGCATTTAACCACATCTTCCAGGTAGATACTGTATGTATACTTGAAATGTCATAGTttttcaattgaaattcattatGCGTCACTATACATGTCAATGCACTCTTTTAGTTAGGTTGTTACAGTATTTTGTTGGTTTCGATTTACCACGAAAAATGCACAATCTTTCAGATAATCAGACCTTTATTCTCATTCGTCCAAGCTTGACTTGTTAACGATTCAACAACCGTCGTCTTGTACTCCATTGTCTGAATTTGATGGTAGATTTTTATTCGTTTGTTGTTTgtccattttttttatgttgtaggCCATTTTTGGAGCTGATTTAATGAATTGAGGAGGAATTGCTTTATCATATTCCAGCGAAGGAAAAAGGCAGAGGCACAGAAAATACCGTTTACTTAAATACGGCTCATACTACAGATTTTTCATTGATAGAAACTTAGAATAATGAAAAACTTGGGAGTTTTGGCCATTTTAAAAATAGTGAAGAACATGAAAGATTTTGCATGGTTAGAAACTTAGAATAGTGACCATTTTAGAATAGTGAAGAACTTGCAAGTTTAGTCATTTTGTATAATCAATCCTTTAAAatggaattataattttaatttatttcaatttttaatgtggtatatatttttatgtagcAATTCAATGTATTGTGGTTGGCCAGGATGGACTTATGTAACACAATATTGTTGGATAGTTTctaatgaaattaaattatattctaCAGAACTTAAttgttaaaaattttaattcaacTAAAATTAAAGGAAAGACTAGAATATGTTGTTCATGGGCTCTAAATTCAATCCTTAATTTGACTAGAATTTATTGTTCATGAGTTTAGTGCAATTGTTACCACCGGTGAGGGAGAAGCCCATACTTGCCTCCGGCGCATTATaattgaagaaatttggacATGTCACCTTTGAAGcttatttttacttttaaaattttgtttctcgtttttttttgttattttaatatcATGAAGATTTTCATATTAtcttagtattttattttattttatttgataacaCAAAGCAGTGGTGACATGAAAAATGTGATAGGCGGAAGGGTGAATTTATAGAAGTATTGTAGATGTTGGGGCTAGAAGATTTGTAAAATGCTAACGTGGTAGGAGGAAAATGGGATGGGATAAAATTTATAGGGCGGGTTTATGCTCCACTATTGTGAATGCCCTTAGAGCATCTCTCcaagagcacgaatgtgggcTCAgatccacttttattcatttttaattctctgctcttccgcaagagcacaacactggcatccgtgctcttccgcaaggcaTGCTCTTATACTATACATGAGTCTCACTATTCTATTACTTtctccgtcccccaaatatttttccactttaacccaacacgaattttaagaaatgtaataaaagtgagttgaaaaagttagtggaatgtgggttctacttttatatattagttttacaataaaatgtgagtaggaatgagttagtggaatatgaagtccactaccaaaaatggtaaaaagtgaaattgaacaaattttgtgggatggacGGAAATGGagaaatgagacaaactttcagagacggagggagtattcaatttaaatacttcaattactaaaaatatttccaaaatatcaaaatgcattaataaaaccaaaaatactattataaattccaaaaaataaaaaagtacataattaaaaatttaaaaagtacacaTTTTgggtgtgttttttttttttggtgaaatgggggtatttttagattaaaataataattttggggtaaaaaaataaaaaataaataaatagtggAAAAATGGGTATATTTTATTGGaaagtgagaaaatatttttttattatttaaatatgatttttcgaattataaaaaattacagCAGCTAGCTTTACGGCCAACAGGCAACCAATACTTGTCACGTGTCTGTCCGCTGCCAGGGCAGAAGCTCTTGGCGACGAGCTCGTCCATGCCGATGGCATGAGCGCAGCGGCGAGAGACGCCGTTGGCACGGACCCGCCTTCCTCAAGAGCTCCCGCTACAGATGCTCTTATTCTCTTTATGACTCTTTtaagttatttttaaaaatttcttcAATCAAAATAATGTGTGATTAATGTGATTAACATGTTAATATGTCAATTTTATCgaaatttaaattcataaattcTTAGAGACTAAACTTAAAAAGCGTTCAAATATTTATCCTTTTCGTTTGATGTGCACCAAATGCTCATCAACTGCGAATTGTCTCGGTAATTCAATGAATTTGATTACTACACATTAATATTGatccaatttatttttatgttgttATGACAAGTGACGTAAGAGAAAGCAGAAGTCACCTACATTCACATTGATCCAATTTAAGCATCTTTCCCCGGCCCTGCAGCCTTGCACCGACAGGAGAAAAGGCCATGCATGCCATTATTTTACTTCagtaattaaagtaaaaaatgacataaatcTATTGAAACatacaaaaaagaaatactGACTCAATTAGTTGAACGGGAGAGTCCTACTTAAATATCTGATATCGAAGAATATAGGAAATGATCCAAACAagaatggtcaataattaatcaaaaatattaaacagttttaggtcatattataaaattcgaGTTTGATGTCATGTTAaaatcattttaggtcatcttTTATTAGAATCAATGACCTAAACATACTCTACGTATGATTCTGTTCTGAGTTCCCGTATTTAAATCTGATTTTGCATATATCAAAGTCCTCAAAGAAAAAGATATAatgacattttcttttttggtttatGGTAGTACTACTCTATTTAGTCGAAAAGgtcttaaaaaattttaaaacaaacgtggatttttcattcattttacTGCTCATAACCCAGTGATACTATTGGACATTATTACATTCACTGAAAAGTGAGGAAATGGTCAAAAGAATCTAGGCAGCTCTGACTGTTAAGTTGAATGAAATAAGGTTGTAAGTTGTGACCAATTGAAATTATGTGAATTCATTTCTTAGATCTGAGTTTAAATTAAAGTTTCAATTCCCAAATATATCCCACTGAGTTACTGCAGCCGTTCATGCAGGTTGACGTCAGTGAAAATAATTTATCCTTTTCtagatatttatattttcttgaGTTTGTCGACTTCTTTAATTTTGAGTTCAAAATAGAATAAAGAACAAAAAAGTGTAATAAATTTTAGTAATTCAACAAGAAAATGACAACATTTTTTTTTGCTTAACTAGTGTTTTGGACAGGATTGAATCATTTAGTGGTGCACTATGCCTTGGACTTTTTAAGGTCAATACAGCTTTCTTCTTTCATTATTCTGGTGCATTCTCCGATAttaatcaaatttttattttttctaataatattataattattttttttctctttcttttttacttttaaaagttttcgaattaaaactcatgtcatttcCAAATTATCTGTTTTTATGTGACAAATTAATGGAATATTATTTAAAGtagataaaattttatttatctatattaATTGTATACAACATACTTGATGTAAAAGAATACTTCATCTATCTCGCTTTAAGTGacacatttacttttttgagATGACTTTTATTAAATGactcatttcttaaaatgaaacattactctcctactttattcactcttttacgtcattctctctccacttaattcataaaataacattgcataaaatctcatgttGAATAAGAAATGTTCCACTAAAAATGGGTAGGGTTGTACTtcataagggcatccacaatgggggtGGACTATAGCCCTCTCTATACCAATTTATAATCCTCCACGTCAACATTTTATAGTCTTAACCATTCATTTGCAATGAGGCGGACTATAGCCCACCCTATGTTTTTTAATAGTGATTttgtattcatttttaatttttatgtttttgaataTATACAATAGCAAAGTAAAATATCAAAACGCTACGAATTAAAGCTAACCctagatatatttaatttacatttttttcacAAACATAGAAAAAGAGGAGAAAAAAACAAGTGCACTACGGATAACGCGGAAGAGCTGGTCTAGTCCATTCCCAACGGATCATCGTCTCGAGGTACTGGGCTTTGGCCGGATCCTAGCACTCCATGAGGGCGTTAtacgtgtccaacaacgtcctctgCCGGGCAATAATGACCAAGTCCGCGCTGGAGCCGGGGGCGGGGCTCGTGGCTCAGATGTTGTCGCATTCCCATTCCCCTTACTCTTCGCAACTTTAATGCCCATGGGATCCTACGCAAATGTAGAAGGTGAGAGCAATTTATCTCTACGCAAAATCGCAATAAATCATCTAATTATATCATTTCCTAATGCAATGGTGTGTGTTAGCTAACAAAAAAATTACGGGTCAACAAGAAAGATTAACAATGTAACCAAACAATGGAAAATGTGAAAAACCGAAGAAAACAAGTCCTTATAATACGAATATCATTCCCACTTTGCCGCACCTTAgagtttattttttcattttacttaacctctatcccataaaaatagaaattatttttattttagtatgttccttaaaatagaaattttatcttTTAGGTTGACCATGCAATACACTATCACTAATTCGTCTCTTCATCTTTTTTCCTACATGTTTTTCTcgtattctctcttattttattaattcatctctcttactttactaattgtgcattaaaatttgtggtgtgtcaaaagtttctatttttcggGGGTATATTACTTTGATACAATATTCACTCTTGCAAGATATATTTTTGAGCATTTATCGCATTTATTTCTAAAATAAGTTCTATTGCTATGTATAAATGGGTTGTGCTATAAAGTCATGAAACAAAAAAAGCTTTTGTAAAGCTCATGTTGTAATTTTGTTAGAAACTAGCTAGGTggaataaaatttgaatatgtGTTTGTAATCATCACAAAATTTAGACATGTGTTTGTATTTTTCAGGGGACACATTGTTACTATATGATTTTGATGCGAGAAACAAATTTATTGTAGcaatgataaaagaaaaaagagatgCATCCTGAAAAGCAAGAACACAAAAATGTGGGTCATTGAAGccaaaaaacaataataataaatttaaatgataATTCACGAAGGAGTGAGCTGCTGTCGGAAGCAATTCCAAATTGGGAAAGGCCCGATGCTTCTTTTATTTGAAGTCCAGCTTTCAATATTTCTATCTGATTGATTGATTCACCGTCTAATCCCATTCCCAGCTATTctttttatgaatttattttgctACACTCGATTCACTACTCCGTCtctccaccatttaaagaatccttttgatattttggtttgtccactatttataaatcatttattttattttatttttagtatgtaGATCTTATATCCCACCAACAttttacactcacaatctaatataaaattaatactccatccgtcccgcactactcgcacttattttcttttttggcgtcccaagttacttgcactctttccatttttagtaaaaaatttcacctacagccgtcattttttactttcctatacactcatttcttaatctccgagccgaaaaggaaatgagcgagtagcccgggacggagggagtactttaaatgagtctcacattccactcactttctccctttacttttcttcacaaaagtcaaataatttcttaaaactcgtgccgagttaAAATggctctttaaatggtggaggacggagggagtagttagtATTTCCTCCGAATGTTAGTGGAAGatgagttctatttatatattcatccaataaaaatatgtgaagttttcattttcatccgtcATAAAAATATTggcattttcatttataaaaagttATCATCAACTcattatttatataaatcaatttatttacaacttactATTATGACTCACCATTACAATTTATTaaaaactaataataatatgggtCACACTAtacactaacactattttaactactcttctcttcctctctctctttttttgataaataaaaatgcTCAAGCCTTActcatatctcttactttaccaattgtgtaataattctcgtgtcatttcaaatgcacaacggatgaagtatattagttttattatgAAAGGTTAGTAAAAAAGTTAGTGCAAGTGAGATCCATTGTCAAAAATAGTACTAAAATAAGggatattgacacctaatatcatggaatttttaaaaagttgggtttttcccacgaattttgaaattgacaaatgatatcacgaactttaccccgagtttgttatttctcacaaatgaaaaaattccggcaaataatattatgatacAAATTTTTTTCCGTCATTTCTCGACAACTACTTCGAgagcttcaagtttttcaatctttAAAGATAGATTTTCTTGAAACCCgaggtaaagttcgtgatattatttaccaatttcaaagtttgtgggaaaaatcaactttttgaaagttccatgatattaggtgcCAATATCCCATAAATTAAATGAGAAGTTTATCAGTGGACAtacgaaatgacaaaatgaaaaatttatttGTGGATGGAGGGAGGAAGTACTTAATTTTGTAAGTACTGAAAATCTAACGAGTTATTCTAAAATTATTTTCACAATTCCAGTAGTTTTATCTCAAGTCACTACTTGGAGCAATTTAACATAATccagtttttagtttatttatctTTATATGAAAAATTCATAACTGTgagagcacccacaatggaggccGATCGCAAAGGCCGAGTGATCGGCCTCCCCATCGGCTCTCTAAGGCCTTCATTGTGGAGCAAGGGCCGATGGCCACCCACCATGGACTCCTCCTCAGGGCCGATTGATCGGCACAACCGatctcctcttttttttttaattcttattcattttTTGTCCCCTATATATAACCCATTTCCCACTAATTATTCACATTCATCCCAATAAAATTTGCTTTTTTActgagttttatttatttcttgttattatatactccccctgttccatgttaatagaatcattttttctattttgagaagttccaagttaattgagtcatttctatttttagcaaaaagtaataccttcttttactttattatctcttcatctctcttactttattttttcttacttttttcaccatccatttaacatactattcttaaactctatgccgaaaagaaatgtctctattaacaaggaacagagggagtatcattttagttcactaaattaaaagtgaaatatataaaaatagtgaTGATATGGAAATGAGATGAGCTCTGAGATAGGCTCTGGGATTGGCTCTCATTGCAGAGAGATAGGCTTTGAGATGGGTTTACTGACGTGACATGAAAAAAAAGAGATAGACTCTGAAATGGGATTCGGAGATAGG is part of the Salvia splendens isolate huo1 chromosome 6, SspV2, whole genome shotgun sequence genome and encodes:
- the LOC121808454 gene encoding OVARIAN TUMOR DOMAIN-containing deubiquitinating enzyme 7-like produces the protein MAKAKHQKPKPRKPAKQTHSKKRGVKQNDVSELRDQLDALGLKIIQVTADGNCFFRALADQLEGDEDRHQKYRGMVVGFIKENCEMFEPFVEDEVPFDNYCQSMGEDGTWAGHMELQAASLVTHSNICIHRNMSPRWYIQNFGKHEALMIHLSYHDGEHYNSVRSKEDTCSGPARPIVIKGDADLSAKSNQPKAASRKSREECRRNALCEDSIKMVKAGSGCEDIIKVEQALQQVGGDVDAVIEVLVSGEVSSDHIAVEAESSPLIETFNGNEEHHAKNKDQHTLLVQSKTTELELSGSDAETNNTKVPQLDEKKIPRNKACPCGSKKKYKSCCSTVAGRSSARFPVNQTVDYGKSRKDRKQGRKGGTILPNSVHSDGEPPDMGALCI